A window of Melopsittacus undulatus isolate bMelUnd1 chromosome 2, bMelUnd1.mat.Z, whole genome shotgun sequence contains these coding sequences:
- the TIMMDC1 gene encoding complex I assembly factor TIMMDC1, mitochondrial, translating to MADGPGAPPLFSCPAPPPETGWERLRELWQRDERQQYPEETINIIKSAFVAGLAGWVYGGLPAFYRGRKAFIDGSHAEVFHNRADAVQAAHRAGLRSFIRYGWRWSWRVATFVTLFNFVSTGLSLYRNKTTISNFASAGAFTGALFRIHLGLQGLAGGFLFGAAFGIPAGGLLIVMQKFAGETLDEKRNRERRELYEQKLAEWQSRLSVTEVLGQTESNVEGPETERARAL from the exons ATGGCGGACGGGCCTGGTGCTCCGCCGCTCTTCAGCtgccccgcgccgccgcccgAGACCGGCTGGGAGCGGCTCCGGGAGCTCTGGCAGCGAGA CGAGCGGCAGCAGTACCCGGAGGAAACCATCAACATCATCAAGTCTGCCTTCGTCGCGGGGCTCGCAGGCTGGGTGTACGGGGGGCTGCCCGCCTTCTACCGAGGCCGCAAGGCCTTCATCGACGGCAGCCACGCCGAGGTCTTCCACAACCGCGCCGATGCCGTG CAAGCTGCGCATCGTGCTGGCCTCAGGAGCTTCATCCGCTACGGCTGGCGCTGGAGCTGGCGAGTGGCTACGTTTGTGACACTATTCAA CTTTGTGAGCACCGGTCTGTCTCTGTACCGCAATAAAACCACCATCAGTAATTTTGCTTCAGCAGGAG ccTTCACAGGAGCCCTTTTCAGAATCCACTTGGGCCTGCAGGGACTGGCAGGAGGCTTCCTGTTTGGAGCAGCGTTTGG GATCCCTGCAGGGGGCCTCTTAATAGTAATGCAGAAGTTTGCTGGTGAGACCTTGGACGAGAAGAGAAACCGTGAGCGCAGGGAGCTGTATGAACAGAAGTTAGCAGAGTG GCAATCCAGGCTCAGTGTGACTGAAGTCTTAGGCCAAACAGAAAGTAACGTGGAAGGACCAGAGACAGAGAGAGCAAGAGCTCTCTAG